The window CCGCGCTGGCAAGGGTGCCAACGATGGCAATCGCTGCACCGAATTCTTCATTGACGATGTCCCATTCAGCGCGCCAGATGAACTGCACGCCGAACTTGTGAAAAGCCGGCCACGCGTAGACGAACAGCGAGACGATGATGCCCAGCAGCGCCGCGAGCACCAGCAGCGACAGACTCTGGGTCAGCCGATGGAAAACGATGTCCTGCAGCCGCTGCCGCTTGGCAATCGACACCATGGACGGTGTGGGGGCGTCCGTCTTCTTGACGGACACGGGTTGCGAACTCATGGTGGTTCCCACGCTCATGTTGACTCCCATCTGGCTTCTGGAGACCCCACAAACCAGTGCCCATCGGCCAGACCAGCCGGCCGATGGGCACTATTCTGGGGCAAACCGCTTTACTTCTTGATTTGCGACCAGACCTTGGAGCGGATCTGTGCCGTCAGGGTGTCAGGCAGCGGAACGTAGTCCAGGTCAGCCGCCATGGTCTTGCCGTTCTTGAAGGCCCAGTCAAAGAACTTCAGAACTTCGGCCGACTGGGCCTTGTCTGCGGGGTCGGCGTACATGAGGATGAAGGATGCTGTGCTCACGGGCCAGCTGTTGGCGCCCTTGGCGTTCACCATCGAAATACCCATGCCAGGCACACTGAACCAGTCAGCGCTGGCAGCCGCCGCGGCAAAGGTGGCGTCGTCAGGGGCCACATACTTGCCATCGGCGTTCTGCAGTTGCAGGAACGTCATGTTGTTCTTCTTGACGTAGGCGTACTCCACGTAGCCCAGGGCACCCTTCACACGCGTCACATTGGCCGCAACGCCTTCGTTGCCCTTGCCGCCCACGGAAGACTGAGCAGGCCACTTCACCGCAGCACCCTTGCCCACCGTATCAGCCCACTCCTTGCTGACGGAGCTCAGATAGTCGGTCCAGTTGAAAGTGGTGCCAGAGCCATCGGCGCGGTGCACGATGGTGATGTTCTGGTCGGGCAGAGTCTTGCCGGGGTTCAGGGCTGCCAGCTTGGCATCGTTCCACTTGGTGATCTTGCCCAGGTACATTTCGGCCAGCACAGGGCCGGTCACGCGCAGTTCGCCGGGCTTGAAGCCATCCAGATTCACCACAGGCACCGTGCCGCCAATGATGGCAGGAAACTGCACCATGCCATCTTTTTCCAGCTCAGCGCCGGACAGGGGAGCATCAGTAGCACCAAAAGCCACGGTCTTCGCTCGGATCTGGCGGATACCACCCGAAGAACCGATGGACTGATAGTTCAGACCCACGCCAGTTTCCTTCTTGTAGGCTTCAGCCCACTTGGCATACATCGGGAACGGGAACGTAGCGCCGGCGCCGGTGATGTCCGCCGCAAAGGCATTGCCCACCGCCAGGGAGGCCAATGCGACTGCGACGGTTTTGAGAAATACGCGTTTCATGAGATACCTTTCGGCAGGGGTTAACAGGAACACCACGAACTTTAGGGGGCGATCGTGACAATTCAGTGACACAAATCCACCCCCCTTTCGACCACTGCCACAAATACGGTGACGCGTCTCCTGCGGCTTCACCGTTTTGTCACACAAGCCATTCACACTCCCCCTGCAATACTCCCGACCGCCCGCTGCGGCCCTACCCGGCCAAGCCTGGGTGGTTTCGGCGCATCGCGGTACGATGCCGCACGCAGCTCCCAACTTATCAACAATGCAGAACGGCACACGCCTCGCCGCGGTCGACCTCGGCTCCAATAGTTTTCGTCTGGAGATCGGGCGCTATGAGTTTGGACACGTCCAAAGGGTGGAATACCTGAAGGAAACTGTGCGCCAAGGCAACGGACTCGATGAGGATCGCAACCTTACCCGCGACGCCATGGAGCGCGGCTGGGCCTGTCTGGCGCGCTTCGGCGAACGCCTGGCGGGTTTTCCCCGCGCCCAGGTGCGTGCTGTGGCGACCCAGACGTTGCGCGAGGCACGCAACCGCGAAGAATTCCTGTCACGCGGTAGTGAGGTACTCGGCTACCCCATCGACGTGGTATCTGGTCCCGAAGAGGCGCGTTTGATCTACCAGGGCGTGGCCCGGTTGCTGCCCCAATCGGACGAGCGTCGCCTGGTAGTGGATATCGGAGGACGGTCCACCGAACTGATCCTGGGCCAGCAATTCACACCCCATGCGGTGGCCTCTTTCCGCGTTGGCAGCGTCGCGTGGTCGCAGCGCTACTTTGCCAATGGTGAGTTCTCTGCCCAGGCGTTCTTGGCTGCCGAGATCGCCGCCAAGGCGGTGCTGGACGAGGCGCTGGAAACCTTTCGCCCCGATGCCTGGGACGTAGCCTATGGGTCGTCGGGTACGGCAGGAGCTGTCGGTGACATTCTGGCCGCTGCCGGGGGGCCGCAGGGGCTGATCACCCAGGATGGGCTGAACTGGCTGCACGAACGTCTGCTGCGCGCGCAAAGTGCAGACCGCCTGCGCCTGGAAGGACTCAAGGAGGAGCGCCGTGCGGTCATTGGCGGTGGCATCAGCGTACTGCGCGCCATATTTGACCTGCTGGGCATCCAGGAAATGCAGGTCGCACAAGGGGCGCTGCGCCAAGGAGCCCTGTACGACCTGCTGGACCGAGAGCAGCCCGGCACCGACCTTCGCACCACCACGGTCCAGGGTTTGATGCAACGGTTTGGCGTGGACATGGAGCATGCAGACCGCGTGGCACGTACCGCTTGTGCATTGTTTGACCAGGCCGCGCCTCCCGGAAGCGAACGTGCCAGCCGCAAGCTGGACTGGGCCGCCCGGCTGCACGAAATTGGCTGCCGCATTTCACACAGCGACTACCACCGCCACGGCGCCTACATTCTCGACAACACCGATGCTGCCGGATTTGCCGTGCCAGAACTGCACCGCCTGGGAGTGCTGGTACAGGGGCAGCGAGGCAAGGTGCGCAAGCTGGGTGTGGAACTGGACGACCCCATTTTTGTGCTGCAGCTGTTGTGTTTGCGCCTGGCGGTGGCCCTGTGCCACGCGCGCCGCGACCCCGATACCAAAGGGCTGTCGCTGCGCCAGGACAGACAGCGGTTTCAGGCCAGCGCCCGCCCCGGCTGGGCCTTGGCCTACCCTCAGTCCGCCCACCTTTTGCGCGAAGAAGTGCAAGCCTGGCAGAAAACGCCTTGGGAGCTGGTCGTAGACATGTCTTGAGCAGAGAACATAAACGGTATAAACTGTTTATACCGTTTATCAAAGATCAACCATGACCACTGCCAGCACCACCCCCAGCCCCGTTGCCGTACCCGCCGCGCCTGCAGTCGCAACTGCAAAGGCGGCCAAGCCCGCCAAGCCCGCTGCGGCCGTCAAAGCACCCAAGGCAGCAAAAACAGCCGCGGCAGAAAAGACCTCTGCCCCCAAGGCCGCTACAACGCCCAAGCCAGTCAAGGCAGCAGTTGCAACCAAGCCCGGCAAGGCCAACGACGTCAAGGCCAAGAAGCCCAAACTGGTGCGAGACAGCTTCACCATCCCCAAAGATGAGTACGCCGTGCTCGACCTCTTGAAGCAACGCGCCACGACACTGGCCCATCCGGTCAAGAAAAGCGAACTACTGCGTGCAGGGCTCAAGGTTCTGGCAGGGCTTTCAGACAGCGCATTGCGCACCGCATTGCAGGCCGTGCCATCCATCAAGACCGGTCGCCCAAAAGCCGATGCAGCAGAAACCACGCCAGCGGCAGCTGCGAAGACAGCGACCAAAGCCACCGGCAAGACAGGTCGCAAGTGAATCAGGCCCCGACGCACTACGGGTGTTGAGCGAGGAGCCTCACGGATTCTCAGACATTGGCGGGCGGATCATAGAAATTCCGGCGACTGCACCGCCATCAGCACGGTCTGGCTATGATCCCAACGCTGGCGCTGACGCAGCCACCACACTGAGCCCTTGCGAACCGGGCATTCCGGGGCCTGGAGTTGCAGCAACTGAGCAACGGTCTGGCCCAACATGGGTTGGTGTCCCACCACCAGCACAGCGCCTTTGGCGCGAGGCCATTGCACCAGCTCCAGCAAATCCAGCGGTGTTCCACCCGGCAATAGTTCTGCGCGCATCTTGAACTTGCGACCCAGCGCCTGGGCCGTTTGTTCGGTACGCCGCGCGGGGCTTGCCACGACCCTCAAGCCTTCGGGCAGCTGGCGATCAAGCCAGGCGGCCATGCGCGCCGCCTGTTTCTCACCGCGGGAGGTGAGCGGGCGGGCAAGATCGTCATGGCCGTCTTCAGCCTCCTCCGCTTCGGCATGACGCCAAAGGATCAAATCCATCATGCAGCCTCTGGCTCCTCACGACCCAGAGGAGGCCGAGGCCCATAGCGCACCATCAGCGCGCTCTGGGCGCCATGACCGTCCACAGGATGTGCTGCGCGGTCATAGGTGCCGCCTGCGTTCAAAGTCCAGGCGTCACGGTCGTCACACAGATAGGCCACCAAGCACTCATCGATGATTTGCTGGCGCAGCGTGGCGTCGGTGACAGGCCACGCCAGTTCCACACGGCGCATCATGTTGCGGTTCATCCAATCGGCGCTTGAGAGATAGAGGTCCTCTTCACCGCCGGCACGAAAGTAAAAAACGCGCGTGTGCTCCAAGAACCGGCCAATCACCGACCGCACGCGGATGTTGTCAGTCACTCCTGGCACCTGCGCGGCCAGCATGCAGGCCCCGCGCACGATCAGATCGATGCGCGCGCCGCGCTGCCCAGCGAGGATCAGTGCCCGCATCAGTCCCTCATCGGTCAAGGCATTCATCTTGGCCACGATCCGTGCATCTTCCCCACGGCTTGCAGCCAGTCCCACACGTTCGATTTTTTCGATCATCCGGCGGTGCAGATGAAACGGTGCAAGCATGAGCTTACGCAGCTTGGGCGGCCGGTTCTGGCTGGCGAGATGGTTGAATACGCCATCCATGTCGGCGGTAGTTTCGTCATCAGCCGTGAGGTAGCTCAGGTCGGTGTACAGCTTGGCCGTGCGCACGTTGTAGTTGCCGGTGGACAGATGGCCGTAACGGCGTAGCTGCCGTCCCTCGCGGCGCGTGACCAGCAGCATCTTGGCATGGGTCTTGAGGCCGACCACGCCATACACCACCTGTGCGCCAATCGACTCCAGCGCCTCAGCCCAGTTGATGTTGGCCTCCTCGTCAAAGCGCGCTTTCAGCTCTACCACCGCCATCACTTCCTTGCCCCGACGCACGGCCTCGCTGAGCAAGTCCATGAGTTCGGAGTCGGCCCCTGTTCGGTAAATGGTCTGCTTGATGACCAGTACCTGGGGGTCGTTCACAGCCTCGCGCAGGAACGCAAGCAACCCATCAAAGCTTTCGAAAGGCTGGTGAATCAGCACATCACGCTGCCGCAATTGCTCCATGATGGACACATTGGGCTGCAGTTGCCGGGGCCATGCAGAGCTCCAGGGCGAGAACAGCAGCGCAGGATCATTCACCAAATCCACCAACTGATTGAGGCGCACCAGGTTCACAGGGCCATGCACACGGTACAAGGCGGCACCAGGCAGATCAAATTGCCCCAGCAAAAAGTCCGACAGGAAGCGTGAACAACCCGCGGAGACCTCCAGCCGCACAGCCTGTCCGTAGTGGCGATGCTGGAGGCCCTGCCGCAAGGCGGTGCGCAGGTTGCGCACGTCCTCTTCATCCAGCGCCAGATCGGAGTGGCGCGTGACACGAAACTGCGAAAACTCCGTCACATCCCGGCCAGGAAAGAGGTCCTCCAGATGCGCCCGCACGATGCTCGACAAGCTGACAAACAATGCCCCTTGAGGCGCCACCTTCTTCGGCATGCGGATCAGGCGGGGCAAGGCACGGGGCACCTTCACGATAGCGATTTCGTTCTCGCGACCAAAGGCATCGCGCCCCTTGAGGCGAACGATAAAGTTCAGCGATTTGTTGGCCACCTGGGGAAACGGATGGGCCGGGTCCAGACCCACCGGAATCAACAACGGGCGGACCTCGCGCACAAAATAGTCGTGCACCCAACGCTTTTGCTCTGGGGACCGCTCGCCGTGCGCCACGATGCGGATCCCGTGCTGCGCGAATGCGGGGACCAAATCCTCGTTGTACAGCGCATATTGCCGCTCCACCAAGTTGTGGACCTGGGCGGAGAGCGCCTCAAACGATGCGGTGGTGTAGAGACCCTTGGTCTCCCCCTTCTTGGCCGCAGTGATGTGCTCCGCCGCACGCACTTCAAAAAATTCATCCAGGTTCGACGACACGATGCACAGGTAGCGCAGCCGCTCCAGCAGTGGGACATCCGTGCGGACAGCCCAGTCGAACACGCGCTCGTTGAAAGCCAGAATGCTGTGGTCACGGTCCAGAAACATGTGGAGCGCGCCACCGGGGGAAACAATGCTCGGCACAGAATCATTGTCATGTGACAAGGTGTGCAAAGAGTCTCCGACAGCATCAGGGTGCCCGCGCTGCAGGGAAAGTGAATCAACAGGAGGCACGGGTGGCATGGGTACGCGGGGGCGGCAATTGCAGGATTGCTGCAGTATTTAACGCTCAGATGACAATTGCGTGACAGATTTTGTGACAGACACAAAAACACCTTGTGCGCTGGAGCGAGCCGGCACCAGATACTGCTGAAACAGCCTGGCCGCATGGGCCCAGGTGAACTCCAGGGCTCGGCTACGCGCCTCGGCTCGCGGTGTCGCCAACGCCTGCCGAGTGGCGGCCAATAGGCTGTCATTCAACACACCACCCACAGGCGTTTTGCCCCCCACGCCACCGAGCACCTCGCGGGGACCGTCTTCCGGAAAAGCGGCGACCGGTGTTCCACAAGCCATTGCCTCGAGCATCACCAGCCCAAAGGTCTCCGAGCGGCTTGGAAACACAAATACATCGGCTGACGCGTACACCTGCGCCAGCGCCTCCCGGTCCAGGATGCCAAGCCAGCGCACCTGCGGGTACTTGGCTTTGAGACGCACCTCCAATGGCCCAACGCCGCAAACCACCTTGGTACCAGGCATGTCCAGTCGCAAAAATTCCTCAATGTTCTTTTCGTACGAAATGCGGCCCACGTACAAAGCCACCGGGTGGGCCAACACGCCGGTCAGTGGGCTCTGGCAGACCTCGCCATGAAAGTGAAACGACTGGGTATCCACGCCGTGGGTCCACAAGCGCAACTGGCGAAAGCCCCGCTGTTCCAGCATCTGCAAGACCCCTTGCGTGGGCACCATAACCCCGGACGAGGGGCGGTGAAAATGCCGGAATAGCGCATAACCCCAGCCCAGAGGTACGCGCAGGGCCGCCTGCAAAATCTCTGGAAATCGCGTGTGAAAGGCCGTGGTGAAGGCCAGCCCACGCCGGAGACAGTAACGGCGTCCAGCCCATCCCAACGGCCCTTCAGTGGCCAGGTGGATGGCGTCTGGGCGCATGGCATCCAACTTCTGGGCCAGCAATTTATAGGGCCGTACAGCAAGATCAATGCCCGCGTAGCCTGGGCAAGGGCGCGTGGCAAACTGGCCAGGGTGCAGCACTTGCACGTCATGCCCGGCGTCCTCCAGTTCTCGCACGAGCTCCAGCAATGTCGTGACCACACCATTGACCTGGGGCAACCATGCATCGGTCAACAGAGCGATCTTCATGCAGGCACCTGTGTCGCCTGGCCGGGCGCGGCGGCCACGGGCATCGCAGGCCATTGCAAGAGTTCCAGCCGGCCATCAAGATGCTCGACCAGCGCCGTATGGCTCTCCACCCAGTCGCCATCGTTGCAGTACAAAATGCCGCCAATCTCGCGCATCTCGGCGCGGTGGATATGTCCGCAGACTACACCATCATGACCACGGCGACGGGCCTCTGTAGCCACGGCCACCTCGAAGTCGGTGACGTAGTTGAGCGCCTTTTTCACCTTGCCTTTCAGGTAGGCGGACAGCGACCAATATGGCAGCCCCATGCGCGCCCGGAGGGTGTTCAGATGGCGATTGAGCTTGAGCGTAAATTCATACAGGTTGTCGCCCACATAAGCGAGCCATTTGGCACACTGGATCACGCCATCAAAGTGGTCTCCGTGCGTGACCCACAGGCTGCGCCCATCGGCAGTGGTGTGCACCGCATCGGCCACCACATCAATACCCCCAAAGGAATGCCCCACAAACGCGCGGGCAAACTCGTCGTGGTTACCAGGCACGAACACCACGCGACACCCCTTGCGCGCGCGTCGCAACAGTTTTTGCACCACGTCGTTATGCGCCTGCGGCCAGAACCACCGGCGACGCAATTGCCACCCGTCCACGATGTCACCGACCAGGTACAGATGGTCGCTGGGATGGTGCTTGAGAAAGTCCAGAAGCGCCGCGGCCTGACAACCCGGTGTGCCCAGGTGCAGATCTGAAATGAACACCGCGCGAAACCGCCGCTGACCGACGGGCGATGCATGTGCGTCGGGCTCTGCACCCTGTGGCACCAGGGACTCGTTCAACCAGGGGCCCAGAGCGTCGAACGCTGCGCGCACCGGTCAAGCCCCCAGAAAGTGCTTGCGGTAGCGGGGATGCAAGTCAGCCAGCCGCATCAGCATGGGCAGGTCTGCCGTGTTGAAGTCAGGGTCCCAGGCGGGAGCCCCCAGCACGCGGGCCCCCAGGCGCAAATAGCCCTTGATCAACGCGGGTGGGTCCACGGCGATGGAGCCATCCAGGTGTTCCACGGGCAGCGGCAGGCGCGGCAGCACGTGGTACTCGATGGGTGCCAGATGGGTTTTTCGCACTTGCTGCCAGATGCTCGCAGCCGCGTCGCCGCTGACCACGCCGTTGTGGAGCATGGGGATGCTGGCGCAGCCAATCATCGTGTCGAGTTCATTGCGGACCATGAAATCCGCCAGCGCACTCCACAACGCCATGATCACGCCCCCGTGGCGGTGATCTGGGTGTACGCAGCTGCGACCCAGTTCAACCATGCGGGGGCGGAGCGTGCGCAGGCGCGTCAGGTCAAATTCGGTATCGCTATAGGTTCCACCCACCCGCTTGGCCTGCGCCGGTGTCAGCACCCGGTAAGTCCCAATGACTTGCCGGCTTTGCGCATCGCGTACGAGAAGGTGCTCGCAATAGTCGTCAAAAAGGTCCACGTCGTGGCCAGGAATGGGGGTCGTCAATCGAGCACCCATTTCTGCTGCGAACACCTCAAACCGCAGGCGCTGAGCTTCGCGAACTTCATCCAGATGCCTGGCCCAAGCTACCTCGATAGCGCCACGCGCAGGGACGGACGAATGTGCAGCGCTCGACACAACGCCAGGACGCTGAACAATGCTGGTGCCCGCCGTCTCGGGCGATGTGGACAGCTGCATCAAAGTGGGCAGGTCGTTCATGGGCAACGTCTCCTTCGGTAAGAACGGGCACAGCTGGAATTTCCAACCGGAGCGGGAATCCGCTTTCCTGGCCGCGAGTGTGAAAGCCACGCATGACATGCCCATGTCTGCGACGTGTCAGCGCCATGACACAGTGCCCACCTATCAGGACGAGCGCCCACCGATGGCCTGCATAATTGGTTGAGGAACCTCGTGCCGTGCCTTCACCCACCCTGCCCACCCCCCGCAGCCCCATCGCCGCTTTTGTGGCGATGTTCTTGCTGGCTGCAGCCTGCGCGGGGGCGGTGGTCTGGACGCTGGAGCGCCAGGAACGCGCGCAGCAGCGCACCCAGGCGGCAGATATGGCGGGGGACCATGTTCAGGCCCTGCAACGCGCCATCGAGTTGGCGCTCTCGGCCAACAACACGCTGGTGGCACTGGTGCGTCAAGGTCACGGCAACGTGCGCCAGTTCGAGGAAATCGGTACGCAGATGCTGCCGTTCTATCCGGGTATTGCAGCCATGGGTCTGTCCCCGGGCGGGGTGGTTCAGCAGGTTGTGCCGCGCAAGGGCAACGAAAATTCGATTGGATTTGACCAGCTCAACGACTCCCGCCAAGGCCCCGAATCCGCACGCGCACGTGAATCCGGCCTGCTGACGCTGGCGGGACCGATGGAACTCGTGCAAGGCGGCCTGGGGATCGTGGGGCGCCAACCGGTGTACCTGGAAGATGACCTGGGGCGCCGCAGCTTTTGGGGGTTCACCTACGTCACTATCCGCCTACCCGACGTGCTGGCAATGGCCCGGTTACCCCAGCTCACCGAGCGTGGTTTCCACTATCGCCTGTGGCGTGTTCGCCCGGACAACAAGCTGGAGCAGACGATTGCGGCATCCGATCCTCCGCCTACGAACGACGCCGTGGGGCGATCGCTCACGCTACCGAATGGCGAATGGATGCTGAGCTTGGCCCCGATCAAAGGATGGGGGGCCCCGGGCGTGCTGGCCCTGCGTTGTGCAATAGGCTTGCTGTTTGCCCTTCTGATGGGCTACCTCGCGCGCTTGCTGGTCGAACTGAAGGCGCACGAGCGGGGCCTGGCCACACAGGTGGCGCAGCGCACCTCCGAAATCCAGGCCACGCAGCAGCAGTTGCGCGCCACCATTGACGCGATTCCCGATCCGCTGTTCGAAATCGATCAGGAGGGCCGCTACTGCAGCGTACACAGCCCACGCGCCGAGCTGCTCATGGGGCCTGCCGACCAGCTAATTGGCCGCAATGTCACAGACGTACTGCCCGCCCTGGCCGCACTGACCGTGATGGATGTGCTCCACGAAGCGCAAACCCAAGGCTGGTCTACCGGGCGGCAGATCATGCAAGACCTGCCTGGCCTGGGCCCCACCTGGTTCGAACTGTCTGCCGCACGCAAGGCAGGCTCGGAAGGTGCCAAGCCCCGCTTCATCCTGCTGTGCCGCGACATCTCTGAACGCAAGCGGTCGCAAGAACAATTGCAATTGACGGCCCAGGTCTTCGACCAGAGCGGAGAGGCCATCGTGATTGCCGATGCGGCCCATACCATCGTGCGCATCAATCGCGCCTTCAGCCGCATCACCGGCTACTCGGAGGCCGAGGCGGTGGGTCAGTCGATGCGCCTGCTCACGGTGGCCGAGTCCACCCGCGACTTCAACGCTGACTCGGTGTACACACAACTCACCCGGGAGGGTCACTGGGAGGGTGAGGCATGGGGCCGCCGCAAGGACGGATCAACCTACCCCCAGTGGCTGTCCGTGAGTAGCGTGCGCGACGGCAATGGCAGCACCACCCACTCCATTACGTTGTTCCGCGACATCACGCTGCAGCGCGAGGCACAGGACCGCATCCAGCGCCTCGCGCATTTCGATCCTCTTACCGACCTGCCCAACCGCGCGCTCCTGGCCGAACGCGCCCAGCGCCACATCGCACAGGAGCAGGCGCGGGGCGGGACGCTGGCCCTGCTGTTCCTGGATCTGGATCACTTCAAGAACGTGAACGACTCGCTGGGGCACCGCGTGGGGGATGTCCTGCTGGTGGCAGTGGCCCGCCGGCTCGAGTCCCTGCTGGGCACGCAAGATACCGTGTCACGCCTGGGCGGCGATGAATTCTTGCTGCTACTGCCTGCTGCCTCAGCGGCTCAGGCGGCCGACGCAGCCAACCGGCTGCTGGTTGCCGTGGCACAGCCATTTCAGGTGGAGCCTTACGAACTCACGACCACGCTGTCCGTGGGCATCGCCATGTATCCGGCAGACGGCGATTCGTTCGATACCCTGTACCAGCGCGCCGATGCCGCCATGTACCGCGCCAAGCAAAACGGGCGCAACCGGTTCGGCTTTTTCACCGCCGACCTGGAGGCCCGCACAGCGCGCGCCCTGCAGATCGAAAACGCCCTGCGACGGGCTCTGGAACGCAATCAGTTCGAGCTGCATTACCAACCCCAGGTCTCGCTCACCACGCGCCAGGTAGTCGGCGCCGAAGCGCTGCTGCGCTGGCGCCACCCCGAGCTGGGCATGGTGTCCCCGGCAGAATTCATTCCCGTGGCAGAGAGCAGCGGCATGATCGTCGCGATTGGCGAATGGGTGCTGAACACCGCTGTGCACGATGCCAAGCGCTGGCTGGACCTGCAGCTGCCCTTGCGGGCCGTGTCGGTCAACCTGTCGGCCGTGCAGTTCCGCCATCCGCAGTTACCCGAGATGGTGACGCGCTGCCTGCAGCAGGCCGGGCTGCCTGCGCGCCGGCTGGAACTGGAGCTGACCGAGGGCGCAGCGGTGGACGACCCCGCCGCCGCACTGGCCATGATGGACCAGTTGCATGACCGGGGCGTTCGGCTGTCGATGGACGACTTTGGCACCGGCTACTCGTCATTGAGCTACCTCAAGCGCTTTCAGATCTACAAGCTCAAGATCGACCAATCCTTTGTGAGAGACCTGGACGACGACGCCAACGACCGGGCCATCGTCAGCGCCATCATCCGCATGGCACAAGCACTGGGCATGCAGACCACGGCCGAGGGGGTGGAAACCGATGGCCAACTCGAATTCCTGCGCACTCAGGGATGCGACGAAGGCCAAGGCTACCTGTTCAGTCGTCCCCTGACTGCCGACGCCTTTGAAGCCTATCTGCGGGAACATCTGGGCAGCTGACAAGCTGCGTTGGGCGCCAAGCCCCTACGGAGCAAACGCGCTGAAGAGGAAAACGGGTGATCGAAGTACGGCAGAACATGCGGCGCCGTACTTCGCGCATACCCTCAAACGGTTTGTAAGCTGCCGCTGCTACACTTTGGCACAATTTTTTGAGGCCACCTGGCCCCGCCGCCTGTTCTGGTCTTATGTATTCGCTGTTCAGCACTCCGCCCTTGCAGCGACCCGGAGTGACTCCCGA of the Acidovorax sp. 107 genome contains:
- the pstS gene encoding phosphate ABC transporter substrate-binding protein PstS: MKRVFLKTVAVALASLAVGNAFAADITGAGATFPFPMYAKWAEAYKKETGVGLNYQSIGSSGGIRQIRAKTVAFGATDAPLSGAELEKDGMVQFPAIIGGTVPVVNLDGFKPGELRVTGPVLAEMYLGKITKWNDAKLAALNPGKTLPDQNITIVHRADGSGTTFNWTDYLSSVSKEWADTVGKGAAVKWPAQSSVGGKGNEGVAANVTRVKGALGYVEYAYVKKNNMTFLQLQNADGKYVAPDDATFAAAAASADWFSVPGMGISMVNAKGANSWPVSTASFILMYADPADKAQSAEVLKFFDWAFKNGKTMAADLDYVPLPDTLTAQIRSKVWSQIKK
- a CDS encoding Ppx/GppA phosphatase family protein, encoding MQNGTRLAAVDLGSNSFRLEIGRYEFGHVQRVEYLKETVRQGNGLDEDRNLTRDAMERGWACLARFGERLAGFPRAQVRAVATQTLREARNREEFLSRGSEVLGYPIDVVSGPEEARLIYQGVARLLPQSDERRLVVDIGGRSTELILGQQFTPHAVASFRVGSVAWSQRYFANGEFSAQAFLAAEIAAKAVLDEALETFRPDAWDVAYGSSGTAGAVGDILAAAGGPQGLITQDGLNWLHERLLRAQSADRLRLEGLKEERRAVIGGGISVLRAIFDLLGIQEMQVAQGALRQGALYDLLDREQPGTDLRTTTVQGLMQRFGVDMEHADRVARTACALFDQAAPPGSERASRKLDWAARLHEIGCRISHSDYHRHGAYILDNTDAAGFAVPELHRLGVLVQGQRGKVRKLGVELDDPIFVLQLLCLRLAVALCHARRDPDTKGLSLRQDRQRFQASARPGWALAYPQSAHLLREEVQAWQKTPWELVVDMS
- the sixA gene encoding phosphohistidine phosphatase SixA, whose product is MMDLILWRHAEAEEAEDGHDDLARPLTSRGEKQAARMAAWLDRQLPEGLRVVASPARRTEQTAQALGRKFKMRAELLPGGTPLDLLELVQWPRAKGAVLVVGHQPMLGQTVAQLLQLQAPECPVRKGSVWWLRQRQRWDHSQTVLMAVQSPEFL
- the ppk1 gene encoding polyphosphate kinase 1 encodes the protein MFLDRDHSILAFNERVFDWAVRTDVPLLERLRYLCIVSSNLDEFFEVRAAEHITAAKKGETKGLYTTASFEALSAQVHNLVERQYALYNEDLVPAFAQHGIRIVAHGERSPEQKRWVHDYFVREVRPLLIPVGLDPAHPFPQVANKSLNFIVRLKGRDAFGRENEIAIVKVPRALPRLIRMPKKVAPQGALFVSLSSIVRAHLEDLFPGRDVTEFSQFRVTRHSDLALDEEDVRNLRTALRQGLQHRHYGQAVRLEVSAGCSRFLSDFLLGQFDLPGAALYRVHGPVNLVRLNQLVDLVNDPALLFSPWSSAWPRQLQPNVSIMEQLRQRDVLIHQPFESFDGLLAFLREAVNDPQVLVIKQTIYRTGADSELMDLLSEAVRRGKEVMAVVELKARFDEEANINWAEALESIGAQVVYGVVGLKTHAKMLLVTRREGRQLRRYGHLSTGNYNVRTAKLYTDLSYLTADDETTADMDGVFNHLASQNRPPKLRKLMLAPFHLHRRMIEKIERVGLAASRGEDARIVAKMNALTDEGLMRALILAGQRGARIDLIVRGACMLAAQVPGVTDNIRVRSVIGRFLEHTRVFYFRAGGEEDLYLSSADWMNRNMMRRVELAWPVTDATLRQQIIDECLVAYLCDDRDAWTLNAGGTYDRAAHPVDGHGAQSALMVRYGPRPPLGREEPEAA
- a CDS encoding glycosyltransferase family 1 protein — protein: MKIALLTDAWLPQVNGVVTTLLELVRELEDAGHDVQVLHPGQFATRPCPGYAGIDLAVRPYKLLAQKLDAMRPDAIHLATEGPLGWAGRRYCLRRGLAFTTAFHTRFPEILQAALRVPLGWGYALFRHFHRPSSGVMVPTQGVLQMLEQRGFRQLRLWTHGVDTQSFHFHGEVCQSPLTGVLAHPVALYVGRISYEKNIEEFLRLDMPGTKVVCGVGPLEVRLKAKYPQVRWLGILDREALAQVYASADVFVFPSRSETFGLVMLEAMACGTPVAAFPEDGPREVLGGVGGKTPVGGVLNDSLLAATRQALATPRAEARSRALEFTWAHAARLFQQYLVPARSSAQGVFVSVTKSVTQLSSER
- a CDS encoding UDP-2,3-diacylglucosamine diphosphatase; this translates as MRAAFDALGPWLNESLVPQGAEPDAHASPVGQRRFRAVFISDLHLGTPGCQAAALLDFLKHHPSDHLYLVGDIVDGWQLRRRWFWPQAHNDVVQKLLRRARKGCRVVFVPGNHDEFARAFVGHSFGGIDVVADAVHTTADGRSLWVTHGDHFDGVIQCAKWLAYVGDNLYEFTLKLNRHLNTLRARMGLPYWSLSAYLKGKVKKALNYVTDFEVAVATEARRRGHDGVVCGHIHRAEMREIGGILYCNDGDWVESHTALVEHLDGRLELLQWPAMPVAAAPGQATQVPA
- a CDS encoding GNAT family N-acetyltransferase; the encoded protein is MNDLPTLMQLSTSPETAGTSIVQRPGVVSSAAHSSVPARGAIEVAWARHLDEVREAQRLRFEVFAAEMGARLTTPIPGHDVDLFDDYCEHLLVRDAQSRQVIGTYRVLTPAQAKRVGGTYSDTEFDLTRLRTLRPRMVELGRSCVHPDHRHGGVIMALWSALADFMVRNELDTMIGCASIPMLHNGVVSGDAAASIWQQVRKTHLAPIEYHVLPRLPLPVEHLDGSIAVDPPALIKGYLRLGARVLGAPAWDPDFNTADLPMLMRLADLHPRYRKHFLGA